In Mercenaria mercenaria strain notata unplaced genomic scaffold, MADL_Memer_1 contig_797, whole genome shotgun sequence, the genomic stretch AGTTATATTGTTCTATCACGAACacctttttttaatttcttcggCAACAACCTTTATGTTATCTTTGTCTTTCTGAGCGAAGGCATCGATAAACATTAATGATGAATCCGCCGCCCGAGATGTTGCATTTCTTTCTTTATCATCCTTCTTCCAGTGCAGCAGAATTACTATAAGACTTTTATGTTTAGCACCTGGAATAAacaatatattcatgaaaatgtaaattaaaaacatctctgaacacacacacacatgcacgcaccccccccccccccccccccacacacacaccaacaCACATATAActttaggacggccagcacatattcatAGACCCTCGCTAGGTAtgtgtatgtttttgacaacacagaaaatgacgtcactcgaccttcagctaagtagaaagtagaaatgctaaacttgaaaacgaaagccgcattttgattcgtagatagtcaggggtcaccccgtctaaatgtatgcgcgtggacttcttcttttttttgctattggggagccaattttcagcactttattacgaattgaaattacctgggctttagtacagcatgtcagcttttaatctaagaaaaagtatttgagctctggataaacacaaatcccacaggggtccgaaacggaccaagggtacattgataattttggaacttcatcaaatcgctcaaaatgtcatttttgatgttgtctgagagtgtcagtatatgcctcaaatgtaagatataaccgtatttgaaagctgcagacctagacatttcagaaatattttcaaaataagtttcgtgtaataaatgttgtttctacggaagcgtgaaagggccatcagatgctaatacgttttagtacattaaggctgcggaaaggacaTAGCTAGGTTAgcgataaaatattttataaaatgctttaaactaAAACTTAACAGACTACAGTGACAATTAAAttctaaataatcaaataacaatatTCATTACGCCCCTTTGAGACAAATAACgtcagaattacgtccctttatacTGACGTCGCCTCATAACcatagtaacgtcacgttacattTGTATGTACACTCACCGATAATCATACcataaatcatttatgtaaaaatgtaaagcgtatctaaaatcatttatgtaaaatataaagcataTATTAAGtcataatgtaaaaatgtatatacgtatgtgttaaaatatcagctgcaaacataataatattgcaaaagatgtgaataataTATGAAATGttaagattttttgataaattcctatctgcttcaatgttctttacatttttacatggatatttttaggtatgctttatattcttacatcaatgtttatgctttacagttggcgtttgcaatatgacttcttctcggcgatatatgaccattttgtgtcgattcgtcgtaaaacccaactcactcactcactatctgttttaaaaacgataaaatatttccgactgaaactttttcaaataactgcaAAGATTGAACGCGTTGTGAAGAAAAGTCCACactaaacaattttgaaagaagacTACTCACGGAACATCAACCAAAGTTTCATCAACTACTAACAAATGGTTTCAGATGAGATATCGTTTAAAGAAGTGTGGACGGTCGGTTGAACGATCACAAAACCTCACTGTGAGCTCTTCGGCAAAAGTCTAACAGGAAAGAAACCACGTTAAAGAAAGCAACTTCCCATACCATACAATAAAGTCATCATGACATAATATACAGTTAAAGACGTACAACACCTAATTTAAatgatctttgtttttttttccttgttaacgtcatttttcaatagtatttcagttaggtaacggcggacagttaatctTACCAGTGGTGCTTGATTctataccagtaaaaacctgttctccacaaataaCTTCCAActtctcacatgaatcagaggtagaggccAAATGATATCGGACGCAAAACAAATcgatcgtcacggagaacacacgccccgcccgaagaGCGAACTCACGAACTATAGTTCCGTAGATCTATGGTCTTCCTATTTATCTAAGCAGGCGGGTGtcgacattaaattttgtaaatacttACTGTCAATATGTTCGAGAGAGTATCTTATATCTGTATCAATCCTGGAATAATGCCAACATAATACGATTAGAGGCTGTTTCTTTGACACGAAAGTCTGCCGATATGTGTTCTCAATAGTAACAACTATATCATCTTCCTTCAGATAAGGTTTAAGTTTATTAATGAATTCTTTTGTTCCCTCCAAATTCCATCTGTCATAGATAGTTACATGCGTCACTAAATAAAATAAGTTAATAAATcatgttattttgtgttttatgctaCAGTTCGATTACATCTTTATGTATTGAAAGCTCATTCtcctatatacatttgtaaatgtttgaCAACTATTGAAATTTTTCCAacaagatatttgtttcttttaaccTTATTCAAGTATGAATGATACTTCTTAGTCAAATAATGGTAATTGCAATGTCCAGCTTACGGAAACTGATTTATAGTGATGCGATGTCATACGTTTACAAGACGTTTACAGCgtgtaagatttcaatatttgtttcaatatgcATTTCAGATGTCAATAGTTCACTGCAAGCAGGCCACAAAATATAACCTTACATGTTGATAAGAACCTGTAAAgaaatttttacacattttaaatatGTAGATTTACCTGTAACAAACTACGGCGCTGTGTTTCTTCAGCGGCAATCCTTAATTTGCTATCCCAGCTGTTTGGTATCTTGCTTCCATGCAAAAATGCATGGCTTAAAATACACTCGTTCATATTACGTTTTGCTTTTTTGCacattatttcattaattattcatcttttttgataaaagcaaggatgaatatccaacaggaaaagcaaCAGTTCAAGAACGCAATTCATAGCAATGCATACATGGACGTGCGCATGCGCATCCACATcttgctaacagacagacgaaACAAATAGAGGATGAAACGGTCAATGGAAGTTTAGTATGAATGTTACTTCTTTTGTGTAAATTTGGCAGATTAATAAGAATAGACTTACAAACAAGAAggctaagat encodes the following:
- the LOC128554840 gene encoding uncharacterized protein LOC128554840, translating into MGLSCTKAEHDNIEPREYKRKNSTSERVTHVTIYDRWNLEGTKEFINKLKPYLKEDDIVVTIENTYRQTFVSKKQPLIVLCWHYSRIDTDIRYSLEHIDSAKHKSLIVILLHWKKDDKERNATSRAADSSLMFIDAFAQKDKDNIKVVAEEIKKRCS